cccacctgcatGCTGTCACTGCAGGACAGAGGGCAACAAGGGATAGGAGTGTGGGAGGACTGAAAGATGACTTAGCTATAAAAAGGGAAGACCTCCCCCTTCCAAGGATTccgccttttgggtccccttcttcctccgggaagaaatcttttctgctgtcctttaataaagcttccacTGTCCActctcccctggcctgggccgcttctctggtgttatacttcagcattcggGGAAGCGAGGACCCGTCACCATAAACAGCAGTAACATCACCACCATGCCTTACCCCACAGGCTGCCCCAAGGGTCATAGTCTTAGAGGAGGCTGAGATGTCTGGCCTCCTGGGGACAGAAAGGGACCCTGGTGTGACAGCAGACAGCAGTTGCAGCCCGGGGGCAGGTGCCTAGTGCAGAGGGCCCAGGTGCCCTCTCCCACTCACTCCCCTCTTCCTCCCCCCTCAGAGTTCCCGGGATTTACCAGCAGAGCTCCCAAACCTATTATCCTCAAAGGACCAAACTCATGTGTGTCCAGGAACAGCCTCGAGCCTGGACCTGCCCTGAGTAGTCCCCCAGCAGCACCACTCCTTTGTCAGAGTGGGGACAGGACCTGGGGCTTGGACTCACAGCTGCTCTACTCCTGAGAGACACCCCAGCcctctttgtttttgattttgagacagggtctctctaagttgcccagggtggctccaacttgatcctcctgcctcagcctccggaggagCTGGGACTGTAGGTTGGGCCACGGGCCAACCTCAGCTCTTCACAACGGCCTGGGGTCCTACAGAGTCACACCCACACTGGGCCAGCCAGGAACACAGTGGGTCTaaagtcacacacacactcacaagtgTGCCTGAGGCTGAAGCTGGCCGACCCACTCTGAGAAGGACCGAGCACAGAGCCCTGAAGGGGCAGCCCACACCTAGCACAGCGCCAGGTGCTCACGTGGCTGCACCCCACCGTCCAGGCCCACCTGAAGGGGCTCCAGGCTGGGGCAGGCTGGTCACACAAAACTCCCACAGTGGTCTCTGGGCCCCAGAAAGGAAGAAGGCCCAGCATGTCCAGTGGGGGTCCTGTGATGAGGGCTCCTCGCTGCATCTCCCACTGGTGGGGCCCTGTGTATGGCTGGGGAACTTGACAGAGGAGAAATGCTTTCCTGTCTGAGCTCTGGACCCTCAGGGTCCTCCCCGTCCTAATGCACACCTCCAGCTGGGCTCTGGACCCTCAGGGTCCTCTCCGTCCTAACGCACACCTCCAGCTGGGCTCTGGACCCTCAGGGTCCTCTCCGTCCTAACGCACACCTCCAGCTGGGCTCTGGACCCTCAGGGTCCTCTGCGACCTAAAGCACACCTCCAGATGCACTCTGGACCCTCAGGGTCCTCTCCGTCCTAACACACACCACCAGCTGGGCTCTGGACCCTCAGGGTCCTCTCCGTCCTAACGCACACCTCCAGCTGGGCTCTGGACCCTCAGGGTCCTCTCCGTCCTAACGCACACCTCCAGCTGGGCTCTGGACCCTCAGGGTCCTCTCCGTCCTAACGCACACCTCCAGATACACTCTGGCGTCAGGTGCCCACTGGAGGCTCCCAGCAGCCCCCATTCCCACTCCTGAGGACTCAGCCTGGCTCTGCCAAGTTGAGGGATTTCCTGTTGTCCTAGGGAACCCAAGTAGGGGCTCCTTCCCTCCACAGCCTCCTCCAGAGCCTACCCAGGACCCTCCATGGGACCCTTCATGTTAGCTCTGCTGGAGGGAGCTGTTGTGAGGAGGCCCCTCAGCACAGGAAGGTGCTGCTAGCCAAGAGGACCCGTCGGTGGGCTGGTTCCTTCCGTCCTAGAGCCAGGCCCCAGTGTGACCTACCTTCTACAGTCTGGAACCTTAAATCCCACCAGACCCCCTGCAAGGTCTCCTGGGAGAGACAGAGAGGCTTATGGGTGTGTTCCTCTAAGGAACTCTCCACCGAAGCTCTGCAGGGCAAGCCCAGGGTTCTGCTGGGGGCTGGGTGCCAGGTGCCTGCACTGCTCAGAGCTCTCCTGCTTTGGACCCTTTCAGGTCACAGGCTGAGCACCCGGGGGCCTTGCCCACAGACTCctgtttcttcaggtcacatctgACAAGGACCCTGTCCTTGACCAAATTTTGTCCAGGCTCCTCTTATAACAGGATCCCATAAAACTGGGAATTTTGAAGAAGCCACAAATTGCTTTTCCCAGCCCTAAGCATtgtcccactgtgtcccttcTTGTCTCCGCCAGGGCTTCCCACAGGCGATGCCCTCGTGCTGAGCATGGGAGCCCTGTCTCTGAGGCCAGCAGGGTGTAACAGAACTCAGGGGACTGCACCCCTAGCTCTGCTCTGCTCCCCTGGACAGCAGCCCCCACCTTACATGCCCCTCCTGTGAGGGGGGGACAGGCTGTGGTCCCGGGGACCGGGCTGCTCTTCAGTctgctttctttcccttttcatgTTGTTTTTCTCTTGCTCCTGAGGCAGGCTGGTCACCGAGTCCAGCGGTCGGGACCCCAGGTTCAGGCCTCTGGCCTGGGCCCAGGACAGAACTTGACCAGGCTGTGGGGACCAGAGCCCTCTGCTGGAGTCACTAGGTACAGCTCCCAGGCTGTGCCCAAGGCTGCTGGTCCAAGATGAAGGACGGGTAAAGATGGTCCCTGCAGTTGCAAAGCTCAGACTTGCCTCCTGACTGTCCCTCAGGCCAGTGCTGATTTCATCGCGGTTTTGGATAAGAAGGAGAGATGAGTTATGACCTGGTCCCAAAGTCCAGCCACAGTGAATCCTCCCCAGCAGGGCCCCAGGACCCCTTCTGCCTGTTCCTTGCCTTTGGGTCTCTCCTTGAACCTACAGGGGCCTCTCTCTCGAGTCCAGGGGGGTTCTTCTCGAGTGGTTTTTCTGAAAGGGCCctttgggtgtgtgtttgtgactgCAGTACCGTCGGCAGGGAGAGAGGACAGGGGCTGAGCAGCTCAGTTAGTCTACAGCAAGTCATTTTAGACTGATTACAGGAAGCCTGGGGAGAGACTGTGCAAGTCCAGGTGCTGCACATCGGCTGGAGAGCATCCACCCAAAGTGCTGAGGGGAAATCAGGTGCCAAGCCTCACCCTGCACCCCGGAGCCAAGGAGTGGAGCCACCAGGCTGACACGCCACCCCTGCTCCTCATGCTCACCACCCACAGGCTTCCCTTTCAAGGAGGTGACACCCCAAAAGCACACCGCATCCCAGGTGAGGACCCCACTCTGTGGCTTGcctgtctgaatcaatctctgccTGTGTCTCCATTGACAGTCACAGGCTGAAAGGGAGTGGGCGGCCTAGGCACAGTCCAGCTGCCAGCTTTGTGAGCCAACTGATGCGAGAAGGAGTGGTCTTTGGAGCAGGGCACAGCCGGGCAAAGCCAGAGctttccatgtcaggagacacatcagtgtttaggaggCCTGCCCGACAGATGTCCCCAGAACATGGGTAGTGACGAGCGGTGGAGTGCCCGCCAAAGGCACCAGTTTGCTTGGTTCCTCTCAAAGTTTCCTTTAAGTCACTGCCAAGACAGACGGGTGAGTGACTGTGGCAGTCACAGCAGGAAACATCAGAACACAGGCCCTGGGAGGAGCAAATAGGAGCAGGGAGCTGCCTGGGGGCTAACTAGACCTCACGGGGCAGCTCCAGACAGGTCCTCTGCGGCTGGTGAGCCAGGAGCTCCGCGGAGGGGACTGCATGCACTTCAGAAGGGAGGCACTAAGGTGACTTCTGACCCCAGTGTCCACATCAGCACAGGACTGACTTGAAGATGAAGCCCCCAAAATGAGAGGAGGGGGAGACACCGTGTCACTTCCACAGAGGACCAACTGGATCCAGAGTTCCCCTGGCCAAGCTGAGTGGCGAAGCTTGCTGGAGAAGCGGGCCCTGCTGGGAGCCCACCCCCTGCCCCCTGCAGTGCCCTCTGCTCCCTCcctgcgccccccccccccccccgcctgcgCCCCACCTCCACTGCACCGAAGTTTTCCTGCACAACTTCCGTGTCTGGCTCCAGACTTCCTGCCACCAAAACACAAGAACCTCAGCTCCCCACGGTCCTGCAACAAACTGTGTGAAGGAATAAGGTCTAAAGGAAGGGGAAATGAAGAGCCCAAGCATGGCTGGAGGGTCCGACCTCTCTCTTTGTAACAGAACAGGAGAGTTAAAGACTCCCAAGGACACGTAGCCCCTGccgcacccagatcaacagcacaCGAAGTCAAGTAACTAAAGCGAATAGGCTCCCCAGGTTCACTGAACCATCACCAGGCAGACCTGTCCCCACCCACAAGAAATGCACCTCAAAAGACGGCACAGCTTCAGAGAAAGACCAAGACAGAGCAGACTGGAGCAGGTCAAGAATGACATTTAGAAGCGCTGGACCCAGAGCGCTGCTCCAGCCACACCTGGCATCTCCACCGACTGCCTGGGTCCTCCCAGCAGAGGCAGGGCCTCCAGCTGCCCAGGAGAGCCTTTTCCAGGGAGGCCCAGTCCCATAAACCTGCAGGAGGCTCGGCTCAGGCTGCTTCTTGGTTAGGACCTGGGCAGTGCTCTCGTTGAGGACCCGTTCGCCGACACTGACCACTCCAACACCAACTCTGCCCTCCCTCCCCCTCAACTGAGCTCCCAATATTCCCAACTGCCCAAGCCAACAATTTCAGTGACCCAGACAGAATGGACAATATCCTTGAAAAACACAACCGCAGAAAACCAACCGAAGAAAAACTAGCAAGAAAACCTAAGCTTGTATCCAAAAGAAATTAGTTGATCAAAGAACaccccaggcccagcggcctgtggATGGTTCCACCCGACATTCAATGACAAAGGCATCTTGGTTGTAAGAAACTCTTTTTTAGGAAACGAAGGGGGAGAACCCCATCTGCTGGGGACACCTGACAAAGGTTTCGCCACCAGAGGACTTGGACACCACTGTAGACCATCTGGCCCTAAGACAGAGGCCACAGCCCTCAGAGGGACCTCTGGGGTAGGAGCCTGTGGCCCCAGGAGCCCAGGACACGCATGGCAGAGCAGCTCTTGGACGTGCTCTTGCAGAAACTGATGAGGACAGGCCTGGCCAGGGCTTGCCCACCGGGAGGCTGCCAAGAAGGGCCTTGCTGGAAAGAAGCAGGAGCCAGGGGGCCGAGCAGGGGCCTTCTGCTGGCCTCATCGCGGGACGTGAAGGGTGGACAATTGGCAAGGCAGCCTGCAGCCGTGCGGAGCTCCCAGGTGTCAGTGCAGGGAGGGGAGCACAGGCCCCACGTCCCAGGCCAGGCGTGGGGAAGAAACGCCTCCACCTCCTGGGATCTCTGCTTGTGGGCCTGGGCTCGGGAGGAGGTTGGGTTCCAGCCTGTCACTCCCACCAAACTTAGGAGAAAGCTTTGGGGTGAGGAGACCCCGACCACAGGGCAGCCTGGCCTCAGCGCACCCAGATTCCCGTCTCCCTCCAAGGAAGGCTGAACCAGTAGCTGAGGGTGTAGCCCAGCGCATCCCAGCATTCCTGAGGGGGGGCAGCCAGGATGTGGGCAGTACTTATCCCTGGGCCACTGGGGAAGCAGTTCCAGATGCTGGCGCCTGCCGAAGACCTCGACCAGTGAGTAGGATGGGCAGGACTGCAGGGAAGCTGGGCGGCATGCAGGGGCCACCTGGGGACATGGGCAGGTGCCccccagggagggagggagccaaCCTTGGAGGGAGAGGAGCTATTATCCTATGCTTGGGGACAGAGCTGGACCTGGCAGGGGCGTCATGGAACCCTCAGGAATTGGCCacttgggctggggctgagggGAAACCTATCTGAAGCCAAACCTTGGTTCCTAGGGTCCTGCAAACACAGGCCCAGCTCACACTGCGAGAGCCAGAGAGGGCCAGGATTCGGGAGGGCAGTGGGGGCTTGGTCCAGCATCCCCATAGGAGCCTTCACCAGCGACCCCATCCTGTGCAGTCCCGGAGCCATGAGGGTGCTCTGCCTCCCGCTGCTGCTGTCCCTGCTGTGCTCcaggcacggtgagtgacccaggcATCCCGCAGTTCTCCCAGGGGCAAGGGGCCTGCATCCAGGGACTGTGTGTCTGCACGTCTGTGGGCTCACTCTCCAGGACCCCAGAGGGTGGGCAGAGGCCGCCGTCTGGCTGTGGTTCTCTCAGGGACCGTCCCTTCCTGCCTGTGCAGCGCTGGGCCTGCAGTGCTACTCCTGCCATGGCATCCAGGACAGCGGCCAGTGCCTGCCCACCGAGTGTCTAGAGGGGTCCGTCTGCTTCAAGGCCACCCTGAGTGCGCCCGAAGGCTATGGCAGGGGTGAGTTCAGGACTCCACCCAGGGTGTGGGGTGGGGGTCTCCTTATCCAGGGAAGGCTCAGAGGGCTCTGTCCTCAGGCCAGAGAGCATCAGGGAAAGACCCAGCCCGGGGTCCCCATCtgccagagagcttggaggacagtCCTGGGCGGTGGCTTCCTACAAAGGAAGCAGCAGTAGGCTGGGGTTGGGGGGGCCAGGACGCCCAGGCCAGGcgcctcctctctccctctcccgaaGGACACGAGGTGGAGTTCAGCGGCTGTGCTCCCTCCTGTGAGGCCGTTTCTCAGAACTTCCAGAGGAAGACTCTGGGGACTCATCCTGAAATCACTATGGAGGGGCTGGGTCAGCAGACACCCCCAAGACTGGAGCTGAGGGATGTGAGCTGCTGCCTCCAGGACCTCTGCAACAGGCCCGGCCTGGAGAGGCCATTCATGGTGGGCCGCGCCCCAGGGCCCCCAGCCGGGGGGcttctgctcctcctggcccctgcgctcctctgggccctgctgTGAGGATCCCCACCCCCCAGCACCGGGGCTGGCGCTCTCCTCCAGAAGGCAGGGGGCCACTGGCACTGTCACAGCCCACCTGGCCGCTCAGGGCATCAAACGTCACCCCACCTCCAGGCACGCACCCTGCACCCGCACACAGCGCCCCGGGCAGACACACGCCCAGCTGCACTGCAGACCCTGAGGGAAGCCTGGCTCAGGCCCCGGCTCCTGCCCACCTGCCCCCCAGCACCCGCTCGCAGCCCCTGCCTCCTGCAGACACTGTGGGTGAACCTCCACCCACAGGCCCAGGCCCTCCAACAGGACACCTGCCTAGAGAAATAAATGCTGTCTAGCAAGCCTCTCCCGTGAATGTCCTTCGGTCTCTCAGGAGGTGGCAAGGGGTCTCTCTAGGTTTGGCTTCAACCAGGTTTCCCCGCAGCCCCAGCCTGAGTGGCCGATTCCTGAGGGTTCCATGACGCCCCTGCCAGGTCCAGCTCTGTCCCCAAGCATAGGATAGTAGCTCCTCTCCCTCCAAGGTTGCCCCCTCCCTCCATGGGGGGCACCTGCCCATGTCCCCAGGTGGTCTGAGGAGGCCCCTTAGCAGAGTCAGGTGCTGCCTGCTGGTTCCTTCTGTCACCTGGCTCCTTCCCTCCAAGCACCAGCCCCCAGTGACCCAAGCTCTTCAATCTCAGGTCTGGGAAGCCCAGAGGTTCCCAGGGTCCCCAAGACCCAGCTCCTCCCTATGGGACACCTGCTtattctcagggaaagccccatCCCCTGCAATCCCCACCCAGCATGGCTGCAGGGCTCTGAGGGATCCCGAGCTCCCACAGGACCCGCAGCATCCCAGGATGCTGGCTGGTCCCACCCAGACCGTGAGCCAGGGAGCTGGGAGGAGCACCCTCAGGGAGGACTCCTGCCTCCCAAGGAGCCTCCTCACCACGGGCCCTGCCTCTGGGAGGCAGGACTCCTGTTCTGCTCTCTCTGGGTCTCCAGTCTCAGACAGGCAGCAGGCCCAAGGGCCTCGATGCCCTGTCTTCTTGCCAGGTTTTGCCGTCCCGCCATGGTTCTTTAAAGAAAGATTCCTCCAAAAATCCTGCCACAGTCGTGGGTTCCGCTACCCAAGGGTGCCCTGAAATGCCTCGGTGAGAAGTGGCCCCTCCAGGGGTCCAGGGCGGCCAAAGCACTGGTCCCTTGTGGAGGCAGCTGCTGACCCAGGGGCACTGTGACCTGCAGACCCACAGACCCACCACCTGCTCACAGCTGCTGATCTAGGACGGCGGTCCTCCCAGGGCTCAGGACCTGCCTGACCCTCCCACTCTCCTTGGCAGACGGCAGCCATCTGTGGGGATCCCGTGCAAGAGGGCAGTCTTGGTCGGCACGTTTGCAGGACTCACCGAAAGGCTGTGCAGACCTCTGGGCCCCAGTGCAGGCAGTGGAGGCTGAGTTGGCGCAGGCGGGCTGGGGCCTAAGAAATGTGGTGGGAGCTCACCCTGCTGGGCTGCCCTGGTGCCCAGCCTGTTCCGCACCTCACCAAAGAGGGGTCTTCACACAGTTCTCAGAGGGGCTCGCCTTATTCCAGACACCACAGATGGTGAGGGCCAGGCTGCACACGCGTCCCACGGCCAGGCGTGGTCTTCTCATGGGATGTGGTGACTTTCTCACGGGGGCGCTGCTCCCAACTTCATGTCTGATTAACCCAGTAGGCGCTCCCATCCACAGGCTCCCGGGGCGGGCCAACCAGTCTAAGTGGAAGATGTCTGGGGGAAATTCATCTT
This genomic interval from Callospermophilus lateralis isolate mCalLat2 chromosome 16, mCalLat2.hap1, whole genome shotgun sequence contains the following:
- the LOC143381857 gene encoding lymphocyte antigen 6H-like, producing the protein MRVLCLPLLLSLLCSRHALGLQCYSCHGIQDSGQCLPTECLEGSVCFKATLSAPEGYGRGHEVEFSGCAPSCEAVSQNFQRKTLGTHPEITMEGLGQQTPPRLELRDVSCCLQDLCNRPGLERPFMVGRAPGPPAGGLLLLLAPALLWALL